One segment of Chloracidobacterium sp. DNA contains the following:
- a CDS encoding EsaB/YukD family protein, whose protein sequence is MADVDVTFRNENNGKEVEVTVSDDMTADAIVRNLVEAGIIPNVPGTTLVFRNVQLRPHQTLAQVGVVSGDTIGIFLNTRGG, encoded by the coding sequence ATGGCGGATGTTGACGTTACATTTCGCAACGAAAACAACGGGAAGGAAGTTGAAGTTACCGTTTCCGACGATATGACGGCGGACGCCATTGTGCGAAACCTCGTGGAGGCCGGCATTATTCCAAACGTACCGGGCACAACGCTTGTCTTCCGCAATGTGCAGTTACGTCCCCACCAAACGCTGGCTCAGGTCGGCGTCGTTTCCGGGGACACGATTGGGATCTTCCTCAACACGCGCGGTGGTTAG
- a CDS encoding ThiF family adenylyltransferase, with translation MKGSAEASPVESLFDRQERLGWWRQETLRSVRILVAGAGALGNETLKNLALLGARWLLIVDNDDIAPSNLSRTVFFHPSDIGRRKALVAAERVQALCREATSGVRALDADLVWDVGLGVFRRVDLILGCVDNDEARLSINRAARAVGVPWINAGMHELTGSITVFAPDEGPCFACAATPDQIADARSRYDSCEQVRRRYLAEERLPTIQVTSALTSALQVQEALKVIHGEPVAFGVRYVYNGWTHGFHAITLPYDPYCLAHGRLETVIELPLGADATLEQTLDVLEETLGDGVQVHLDRRYIRRIACRRCGCSLVIERAAHQLYDDELICAPCQTANASAISESLRTPAKESYERESYIEVVTRFSRHRFGDQPLTDDTAERTLRQLGIPPLHILTVEDRQGRYWSCELTGDLATTLGDWGRAEAGSGREKTSAS, from the coding sequence ATGAAAGGTTCGGCGGAAGCGTCACCTGTGGAGTCTCTCTTTGACCGGCAAGAACGATTGGGTTGGTGGCGACAGGAGACGCTCCGGTCGGTGCGTATCCTTGTGGCCGGAGCCGGGGCGCTAGGCAATGAAACCCTCAAGAACTTAGCGCTGCTAGGCGCACGGTGGTTGTTGATTGTGGACAACGACGACATTGCGCCTTCCAACCTTAGCCGGACAGTGTTCTTCCATCCTTCCGACATTGGGCGGCGGAAGGCGCTGGTCGCTGCTGAGCGGGTGCAGGCTCTGTGCCGTGAGGCCACCAGCGGTGTGCGCGCGCTGGATGCCGACTTGGTATGGGATGTCGGTTTGGGGGTTTTTCGGCGGGTTGACCTGATCTTGGGCTGCGTCGATAACGACGAAGCGCGATTGAGCATTAACCGGGCCGCCCGCGCCGTCGGCGTTCCTTGGATCAATGCCGGGATGCACGAATTGACCGGAAGCATCACGGTCTTTGCGCCGGATGAAGGGCCCTGCTTTGCCTGCGCAGCGACGCCCGACCAGATTGCCGATGCACGCTCACGCTACGACTCCTGCGAGCAGGTACGGCGGCGTTACCTTGCGGAGGAGCGTCTTCCCACCATCCAAGTAACCTCGGCGTTAACCTCGGCGCTGCAAGTTCAGGAGGCGCTGAAAGTCATTCACGGTGAGCCGGTCGCCTTTGGCGTGCGCTATGTCTACAACGGTTGGACGCATGGGTTTCACGCCATCACGCTGCCGTACGATCCGTACTGCCTTGCCCACGGTCGCCTTGAGACCGTCATTGAGCTGCCGCTTGGCGCAGACGCCACGCTGGAACAGACGCTTGATGTTTTGGAGGAGACGCTGGGTGACGGCGTGCAGGTGCATCTCGACCGGCGCTACATCCGGCGCATTGCCTGCCGTCGTTGTGGGTGTTCGCTCGTGATTGAACGAGCGGCGCACCAGCTCTATGACGACGAGTTGATCTGTGCGCCCTGTCAAACCGCTAACGCTTCTGCTATAAGTGAGTCGTTACGCACGCCCGCCAAAGAAAGCTATGAAAGAGAAAGCTATATTGAGGTCGTTACTCGTTTTTCACGTCATCGCTTCGGTGACCAACCGCTGACGGATGACACGGCGGAGCGTACATTACGGCAACTTGGCATCCCCCCGTTGCATATTCTAACGGTCGAAGATCGACAGGGACGTTACTGGTCATGTGAGTTGACGGGTGATCTGGCGACAACGCTCGGCGATTGGGGACGTGCTGAGGCGGGCAGCGGTCGAGAAAAAACTAGCGCTAGTTAG
- a CDS encoding MotA/TolQ/ExbB proton channel family protein codes for MTLLFTKFGLLAMQAMIMFAQEGGKAETEDFTLLGMIRKMGPTALVVAIILFLMSVYSIAIMVERFLTYTQAKTQSREFAPKVAQALKNDRIEEAINIADQHRKSHLAVVVNAGLQEFRAHQNDPNLSGDVIEASKRALQRAVAVKMAEFKRGLSGLATIGSTAPFVGLFGTVVGIINAFQGMKEAEGAGIGAVAGGISEALVETAFGLLVAVPAVWMFNYFTSKVEAYNVEMENSSSELIDYFLKRRGAR; via the coding sequence ATGACGTTGCTGTTCACGAAGTTCGGCCTGTTGGCCATGCAGGCGATGATTATGTTTGCCCAGGAAGGCGGCAAGGCCGAAACTGAAGACTTCACCCTACTTGGCATGATCCGAAAGATGGGTCCAACCGCTTTGGTGGTGGCGATCATCTTGTTTCTGATGTCTGTTTACTCCATCGCCATCATGGTTGAGCGGTTCTTAACCTACACGCAGGCGAAGACCCAATCCCGTGAATTTGCCCCGAAAGTGGCGCAGGCGCTCAAGAACGACCGCATCGAGGAGGCTATCAACATCGCTGACCAACACCGGAAGAGTCATCTGGCAGTGGTGGTCAACGCTGGCTTGCAGGAGTTCCGGGCGCACCAGAACGACCCCAACTTGTCGGGCGACGTCATTGAAGCTTCTAAGCGGGCCTTGCAGCGAGCCGTGGCGGTCAAGATGGCCGAGTTCAAGCGCGGCCTTTCTGGTCTAGCGACCATTGGCTCAACGGCCCCGTTTGTAGGTTTGTTCGGCACAGTGGTCGGTATCATCAATGCCTTCCAAGGCATGAAGGAAGCTGAAGGCGCTGGGATTGGGGCCGTAGCGGGCGGCATCTCGGAGGCGCTGGTCGAAACGGCTTTCGGGTTGCTGGTGGCAGTGCCTGCTGTGTGGATGTTCAACTACTTCACCAGCAAAGTGGAAGCCTATAATGTTGAAATGGAAAACTCCTCATCTGAGTTGATTGATTATTTCTTGAAGCGGCGGGGAGCGCGCTAG
- a CDS encoding 30S ribosomal protein S1, producing the protein MADNVQPAGPEGVTITPLRTPVVTSPPAPEVAASDTASAVAPGAEPSEEADFAAMLDDYEQTSASIAPGDIVAGRVVSITERGVVVDIGFKSEGLVPKEEFLGPDGELTVACGASVEVMVKQLEGGDGYVELSYTDARRHHLWKVIEKAFVENQTISGRIIERTKGGLHVDLGGVKAFLPGSQVDLRPVRNLDALIGQELTFRILKLNKKRNNIVLSRKVLLEEELAARKAETLRILDENVIVSGRVKNLTDYGAFIDLGGIDGLLHVTDMSWGRLPKPSDLFNIGDTVQVKVLKFDREKERVSLGYKQLLPDPWDTVTERFKRNDIVKGRVVSITDYGAFVELEEGVEGLVHVSEMTWSKRTKHPSKIVSVGDEVEAMILEVDQANRRISLGMKQVQPNPWDTITQRYSVGSRVSGKVRNLTDFGAFVEIEDGIDGLIHVSDLSWTKRIKHPSEVLKKGQTVEAIITNIDTTNRRLSLSIKDLEPNAWERFFQKHRPGDVLMGKVVRTASFGVFVELEEGIEGLCHISELSDQRVDRPESVVSVGQVMPFKILKLDEANRKIGLSARAVGKENDPEDISNYLNNESMTSLGEVARFVRSEKDSR; encoded by the coding sequence ATGGCAGACAATGTGCAGCCGGCCGGCCCTGAGGGCGTGACCATCACGCCGCTGCGTACGCCGGTCGTGACCTCTCCACCAGCCCCAGAAGTCGCCGCGTCGGATACGGCGTCCGCCGTTGCGCCCGGAGCGGAGCCTAGCGAGGAGGCGGATTTCGCCGCCATGCTCGACGACTATGAGCAGACCTCCGCTTCGATTGCTCCGGGAGATATTGTCGCCGGACGGGTTGTTTCCATCACGGAGCGTGGCGTCGTCGTTGACATTGGGTTTAAGTCGGAAGGACTGGTACCAAAAGAGGAATTCCTTGGGCCGGACGGAGAGTTGACCGTTGCTTGCGGCGCTTCAGTCGAGGTCATGGTCAAGCAGCTTGAGGGCGGCGACGGCTATGTGGAACTGTCCTACACCGACGCCCGGCGGCACCATCTCTGGAAAGTCATTGAGAAAGCGTTCGTTGAGAACCAAACCATTTCAGGTAGGATCATTGAACGCACTAAAGGCGGGCTGCACGTTGATCTAGGCGGTGTGAAGGCCTTTCTGCCGGGCAGCCAAGTGGACTTGCGCCCAGTTCGCAACTTAGATGCGCTGATTGGACAAGAACTAACGTTCCGCATTTTAAAGCTCAACAAGAAGCGCAACAACATCGTCCTGTCGCGGAAAGTTCTGTTGGAAGAGGAGTTAGCGGCGCGTAAGGCCGAGACGCTGCGCATCCTCGATGAAAATGTCATTGTTTCTGGGCGGGTTAAGAATCTCACCGACTACGGGGCTTTTATCGATCTGGGTGGGATTGACGGGCTGCTGCACGTCACAGATATGTCTTGGGGACGCCTGCCCAAGCCGTCCGATTTGTTCAACATCGGCGACACGGTGCAGGTCAAAGTGCTCAAGTTCGACCGTGAGAAAGAACGGGTCAGTTTGGGCTACAAGCAACTGCTGCCGGACCCATGGGATACAGTGACGGAGCGATTCAAACGCAACGACATTGTCAAGGGACGGGTGGTGTCCATCACCGACTACGGGGCGTTTGTTGAACTGGAGGAGGGGGTCGAAGGACTGGTCCATGTCTCGGAGATGACGTGGTCGAAGCGAACCAAGCACCCGTCCAAGATCGTGTCGGTCGGTGATGAAGTTGAGGCGATGATTCTGGAAGTGGATCAAGCCAACCGTCGCATCAGCCTTGGGATGAAGCAGGTTCAGCCGAACCCTTGGGACACCATTACGCAGCGCTACTCGGTGGGTTCGCGCGTCTCTGGTAAAGTGCGCAACCTAACGGACTTCGGGGCCTTTGTCGAAATCGAAGATGGGATTGACGGCTTGATTCATGTGTCCGATCTTTCGTGGACGAAGCGCATCAAGCACCCTTCGGAGGTCCTGAAGAAGGGTCAGACGGTTGAAGCGATTATCACCAACATTGACACGACGAACCGACGCCTGAGCCTTTCCATCAAGGACCTTGAACCAAACGCTTGGGAGCGCTTCTTCCAGAAGCACCGGCCGGGTGACGTGTTGATGGGCAAGGTCGTCCGCACCGCCAGCTTTGGCGTCTTTGTGGAGCTAGAGGAAGGCATCGAAGGGTTGTGTCACATTTCAGAGCTGTCTGATCAACGGGTAGACCGTCCTGAATCAGTGGTGTCGGTCGGACAGGTCATGCCGTTCAAAATTCTTAAACTTGATGAAGCCAATCGGAAGATTGGTCTGTCGGCGCGCGCAGTCGGTAAGGAAAACGACCCGGAGGACATCAGCAACTACCTCAACAATGAAAGCATGACCAGCCTTGGTGAAGTGGCGCGTTTCGTGCGCAGCGAGAAGGATTCCCGTTAG
- a CDS encoding metalloregulator ArsR/SmtB family transcription factor — translation MPLASHRLSDEALEMIAARFRVLSEPTRLKLLNLLRERGEMSVGELVTETGYGQANVSKHLLVLLDAGMVARRREGTSVRYRIADETIFALCELVCSGIEAQLAARRAALLG, via the coding sequence ATGCCCCTTGCATCACATCGTCTGAGCGACGAAGCGTTGGAAATGATCGCCGCTCGCTTCCGGGTGCTGTCCGAGCCGACCCGCCTCAAGCTGCTGAACCTGCTGCGTGAGCGCGGGGAGATGAGCGTCGGCGAGTTGGTGACGGAAACCGGCTACGGTCAGGCCAACGTCTCGAAGCACCTGCTGGTACTGCTCGACGCCGGGATGGTTGCGCGGCGGCGCGAGGGGACGAGCGTTCGCTACCGCATTGCCGACGAGACAATTTTTGCCCTGTGTGAATTGGTGTGCAGCGGCATTGAGGCGCAACTCGCCGCCCGCCGGGCGGCGCTGCTGGGTTAA
- a CDS encoding efflux RND transporter permease subunit, whose amino-acid sequence MGAESENLMSRIVRFFIQSKLTPLAVVAAVLVGLGAVVMLPREEEPQIVVPMVDVMSRLPGASAKETERRLTTPLERLAWAIPGVEYVYSTTTPGETLVVVRFFVGVDEEDALVRLRKQLDAHVGDLPPEATPPQVIARSIDDVPILTLTFWSAVQDDLALRRIAAEVETVVKRTPDVSETEIIGGARRQFRVVLDPARMEAYGVTADALAARLAAANQALSPAEAARADSATVIVATGAVESAEALGDIVVGGRGDQLIRLRDVADIRDGAEELTRFVRHAARDEKTGQPTGEHPAVTLAVSKRKGVNATRLADEILTRVNALKGSVIPSDVEMTVTRNYGVTAAEKSNELLFHMFIAVVSVMALIGLMLGWRESLIVGVAIPVTLALTLATFYWLGFTLNRITLFALIFSIGILVDDPIVDVENIVRHVRMARNQGRSALEITIEAVNEVRSPLILATLAVMAAILPMAFVGGLMGPYMRPIPIGASAAMAFSMVVAFVVTPWAAYRILSQGGRSGGHGEGEPEDFLTRLYRRVMHHVIGETKWRRLFLGGMIALLLGALLLVPLKAVIVKMLPFDDKSEFQVIVDMPEGATLERTGALARELADYLLMQPNVENVQSYVGTAAPYNFNGLVRHYFLRRGPLVADLQVNLTDRHARSAKSHDIAKAVRPGLMAIAERYGARIKVAEVPPGPPVLSTLVAEIYGPDDAERERIAREVRTIFEKTEGVVDVDWYGVEPQPQTTFRLDRERLAGHGVAEAAVLNTLDWALNKRVVGLAHLPTEREPTAIVLEAPRAFRADPEALASLRVSAAKGGAVAIGELVRRESGVAERPLYHKNLMPVVYVTGDTGGRTESPVYAILKLNAALDALKLPDGTALTRYVAQLPESDARYAMKWDGEWHITYEVFRDLGLAFVVVLLLIYVLTVGWFESFVTPLVIMAAIPFSLVGILPAHAAFGVFFTATSMIGFIAGAGIVVRNSIILVDFIELRLAEGMPLEKAVVDAGAVRFRPMVLTAAAVMVGAGIILLDPIFQGLALALISGEAASLLLSRLAVPTLYYMVHRPRLATPVTPSVETGDAVEPVPAESVVGT is encoded by the coding sequence ATGGGCGCCGAATCCGAGAATTTGATGTCGCGCATCGTGCGCTTCTTCATTCAGTCAAAGCTGACGCCGCTGGCGGTGGTTGCGGCGGTACTCGTCGGACTGGGCGCCGTGGTGATGCTGCCGCGCGAAGAGGAGCCGCAAATTGTCGTCCCGATGGTGGACGTGATGAGTCGGCTGCCGGGCGCGTCGGCTAAGGAAACCGAACGGCGGTTGACAACGCCGCTGGAACGGCTGGCGTGGGCGATTCCCGGTGTGGAGTACGTCTACTCAACGACGACGCCCGGCGAAACGCTGGTTGTCGTTCGGTTTTTCGTCGGCGTAGATGAAGAAGACGCGCTGGTGCGTTTGCGCAAGCAACTGGACGCCCACGTCGGCGACCTTCCCCCGGAAGCGACGCCGCCGCAAGTGATTGCGCGTTCGATTGACGACGTACCCATCCTGACGCTGACGTTCTGGAGCGCCGTCCAAGACGATCTGGCGCTGCGGCGCATTGCAGCCGAAGTGGAAACGGTCGTCAAACGGACGCCGGACGTTTCCGAGACGGAAATCATCGGTGGTGCGCGCCGTCAGTTCCGTGTTGTCCTCGATCCGGCGCGGATGGAAGCCTACGGTGTCACAGCGGACGCGCTCGCCGCGCGACTCGCAGCGGCGAATCAGGCGCTTAGTCCGGCGGAGGCGGCCCGCGCAGACAGCGCGACGGTCATCGTTGCCACCGGCGCGGTGGAAAGCGCCGAAGCGTTGGGTGACATCGTAGTAGGCGGGCGCGGCGACCAGTTAATCCGCCTCCGCGACGTGGCCGACATCCGCGACGGCGCGGAAGAGTTGACGCGCTTTGTCCGGCACGCCGCACGCGACGAAAAGACCGGACAGCCAACCGGCGAGCACCCGGCCGTCACGCTTGCGGTTTCTAAACGGAAAGGCGTCAACGCCACCCGACTGGCGGATGAAATCCTAACGCGCGTTAATGCGCTGAAGGGGAGCGTCATTCCGTCGGATGTCGAGATGACCGTGACGCGCAACTACGGTGTGACGGCGGCGGAGAAATCCAACGAGCTGCTGTTTCACATGTTCATCGCCGTCGTTTCGGTGATGGCGCTGATTGGATTGATGCTGGGTTGGCGCGAGTCGCTCATTGTCGGCGTGGCGATTCCGGTCACGCTGGCGCTGACCTTGGCGACGTTTTACTGGCTCGGCTTTACGCTCAACCGTATCACGTTGTTTGCGCTCATCTTCTCCATCGGCATCCTTGTGGACGACCCGATTGTGGACGTTGAAAACATCGTCCGCCATGTCCGCATGGCGCGCAATCAGGGACGTTCGGCGCTGGAGATCACGATTGAGGCCGTCAACGAAGTGCGTTCGCCGCTCATTCTAGCGACGTTGGCCGTGATGGCGGCGATTCTTCCGATGGCGTTTGTCGGTGGGCTGATGGGACCCTACATGCGGCCAATCCCGATTGGCGCATCGGCTGCGATGGCGTTTTCCATGGTCGTTGCATTCGTCGTGACCCCGTGGGCGGCGTACCGCATTCTGTCGCAGGGCGGTCGCAGCGGCGGTCATGGCGAAGGCGAACCGGAGGACTTCCTCACGCGCCTGTACCGGCGCGTCATGCATCACGTCATCGGTGAAACCAAGTGGCGGCGGCTGTTTCTGGGCGGGATGATTGCGTTGCTGTTGGGTGCGTTGCTGCTCGTACCGCTCAAAGCCGTTATCGTCAAGATGCTGCCCTTTGACGACAAATCGGAATTTCAGGTCATCGTGGACATGCCTGAGGGCGCGACTCTGGAGCGAACCGGCGCACTCGCGCGCGAGCTGGCCGACTACCTGCTGATGCAACCTAACGTGGAAAATGTCCAGTCCTACGTCGGGACGGCAGCCCCCTACAACTTCAACGGCTTGGTACGGCACTACTTTCTGCGGCGAGGGCCGTTAGTTGCCGATTTGCAGGTCAATCTGACTGACCGGCATGCGCGTTCCGCCAAGTCGCATGACATCGCCAAGGCGGTACGACCGGGATTGATGGCAATCGCCGAACGCTACGGCGCGCGGATCAAAGTAGCGGAAGTGCCGCCGGGACCGCCGGTGCTGTCAACGCTGGTGGCGGAAATCTACGGCCCCGACGACGCCGAGCGCGAGCGTATCGCCCGTGAGGTGCGGACGATCTTTGAAAAGACGGAAGGCGTGGTGGATGTGGATTGGTACGGCGTTGAGCCGCAACCGCAGACGACCTTCCGACTTGACCGCGAACGATTAGCTGGACACGGCGTGGCGGAGGCGGCGGTGCTCAATACGCTGGATTGGGCGCTCAACAAGCGCGTCGTCGGGTTGGCGCACCTGCCGACCGAGCGCGAGCCGACGGCGATTGTCCTTGAGGCGCCGCGCGCCTTTCGCGCCGACCCGGAGGCGCTAGCAAGCCTGCGGGTGAGCGCCGCCAAGGGGGGCGCGGTCGCCATTGGTGAACTGGTGCGCCGTGAAAGCGGCGTTGCCGAGCGTCCGCTCTACCACAAGAACCTCATGCCGGTGGTGTATGTCACGGGCGATACCGGCGGACGGACGGAAAGCCCGGTCTATGCGATTTTGAAGCTCAACGCCGCGCTGGATGCGCTCAAGTTGCCGGACGGAACAGCTCTGACCCGTTACGTGGCGCAGTTGCCCGAAAGCGATGCGCGGTACGCCATGAAGTGGGACGGCGAATGGCATATTACCTATGAGGTCTTCCGTGATTTGGGTTTGGCGTTCGTCGTTGTTTTGTTGCTTATTTACGTACTGACTGTTGGTTGGTTCGAGTCGTTTGTGACGCCGTTGGTCATCATGGCAGCGATTCCGTTTTCGCTGGTCGGCATCCTGCCGGCGCATGCGGCGTTCGGGGTGTTTTTCACGGCGACCTCGATGATTGGGTTCATCGCTGGGGCAGGCATCGTCGTGCGCAACTCGATTATTCTGGTGGACTTCATTGAACTGCGCTTGGCAGAGGGCATGCCGCTAGAGAAGGCGGTGGTGGACGCAGGCGCGGTACGCTTCCGACCGATGGTGTTGACGGCGGCGGCCGTGATGGTCGGCGCAGGGATCATCCTGCTCGACCCGATTTTTCAGGGATTGGCATTGGCGTTGATTTCGGGCGAGGCAGCAAGTTTGTTGCTCTCGCGTTTAGCTGTCCCAACGTTGTATTACATGGTCCATCGGCCGCGGCTGGCGACGCCAGTGACGCCGTCTGTGGAAACTGGCGACGCAGTAGAGCCTGTCCCGGCGGAATCTGTGGTAGGAACGTGA
- a CDS encoding biopolymer transporter ExbD — protein MGIATGGGPSGSDVSGPRPDVNITPLIDVLLVMIIIFMVIKHKDPHRFESKIPEKPKEQQRTQSETIFPVLTIDRQGVIRWNTQEKTEEQLKRELKEFLEKRPSDLRAAFIKAPRDVQYERVLKLIDIAKGAGATPIGLQIDNLD, from the coding sequence ATGGGCATAGCGACCGGTGGCGGCCCCAGCGGCAGTGATGTCAGCGGCCCACGTCCTGATGTCAATATTACGCCGCTCATTGATGTTTTGCTGGTGATGATCATTATTTTTATGGTCATCAAGCACAAGGATCCCCACCGCTTTGAGAGTAAAATTCCAGAAAAGCCAAAAGAACAACAGCGAACGCAAAGCGAAACAATTTTTCCTGTACTCACTATTGACCGGCAAGGCGTCATTCGGTGGAATACGCAGGAAAAAACTGAAGAACAGCTCAAGCGTGAGCTGAAAGAGTTCTTGGAAAAACGACCATCCGATCTGCGCGCCGCCTTCATCAAAGCGCCCCGCGATGTTCAGTATGAGCGGGTCCTCAAGCTGATTGACATTGCTAAGGGGGCTGGCGCAACTCCGATTGGATTGCAGATTGATAATCTCGATTGA
- a CDS encoding energy transducer TonB translates to MFDTMVESTSHIKDAKRRSAFMAGTFVIWVIGFTGLVIWQVWTAAAELSQSANDVTLLAPPPPPPPPPPPPPAAATAAPQTKAPIIDDTFTAPKEVPKEIKEIPKQAQLRSRVGDAGAGATAGIVGGVPGGVPGGVPGGVPGGVPGSTGDAAPPPPPDPPKDTQVQSGPVRRSEGVLRGSAINRVQPDYPAVAKSARIQGDVVVEILINEQGQVVSARAVSGPALLQQAAVSAARRWLFKPTILNGQPVKVTGAITFRFVLN, encoded by the coding sequence ATGTTTGACACTATGGTTGAGTCCACTTCACACATCAAAGACGCGAAACGGCGTTCGGCCTTTATGGCTGGTACCTTTGTCATTTGGGTGATTGGCTTTACTGGTTTGGTCATCTGGCAAGTTTGGACGGCTGCGGCCGAACTGAGTCAGTCGGCCAACGATGTCACCCTATTGGCACCGCCGCCTCCACCGCCGCCTCCACCGCCGCCCCCGCCAGCGGCAGCGACGGCTGCGCCGCAAACCAAAGCGCCGATCATTGACGACACATTTACGGCGCCGAAGGAAGTGCCAAAGGAGATTAAAGAAATTCCGAAGCAAGCGCAGCTTCGTTCACGTGTTGGAGACGCTGGGGCTGGTGCTACGGCTGGTATCGTAGGCGGTGTGCCGGGCGGCGTGCCGGGCGGTGTCCCGGGCGGTGTGCCGGGCGGCGTGCCAGGAAGCACCGGCGACGCTGCGCCGCCGCCGCCGCCGGACCCGCCAAAGGATACACAAGTGCAGTCGGGGCCTGTCCGCCGTAGTGAAGGTGTGTTGCGCGGGAGCGCCATCAACCGTGTTCAGCCGGATTACCCGGCGGTTGCCAAATCGGCTCGCATTCAGGGTGATGTCGTGGTTGAAATTCTAATCAATGAGCAAGGTCAGGTGGTAAGTGCGCGCGCCGTTAGCGGCCCGGCGCTTCTGCAACAGGCGGCAGTAAGCGCGGCGCGGCGCTGGTTGTTCAAGCCGACGATTCTCAACGGTCAACCAGTCAAAGTTACAGGCGCGATTACGTTTAGATTTGTACTCAACTGA
- a CDS encoding biopolymer transporter ExbD: MAISTGGGSSSYNSDINVTPMVDVMLVLLIIFIVVTPLLSQGVNVNLPENDNPDEDPNITKDTSVVVSIPGPGQYFVGRDLVARGELVERIKRLMREKSKKEDQVVYIRADKNVPYGEVVMTVDAIRNAGIDRIGLVTEKRKKKQ; the protein is encoded by the coding sequence ATGGCCATCTCTACTGGCGGCGGCAGTAGCAGCTACAATAGTGACATCAACGTAACGCCCATGGTTGACGTTATGTTGGTGCTTTTGATTATTTTCATTGTCGTGACTCCTTTGCTCTCGCAAGGCGTCAACGTCAACCTGCCTGAAAATGATAACCCAGACGAGGATCCGAACATCACAAAGGACACGTCGGTGGTGGTTTCCATTCCTGGGCCAGGGCAGTATTTTGTCGGGCGCGACTTGGTGGCGCGCGGGGAGTTAGTTGAGCGCATCAAACGCTTGATGCGTGAAAAATCCAAAAAAGAAGATCAGGTGGTCTATATCCGGGCCGATAAGAACGTACCATACGGTGAGGTCGTCATGACGGTGGATGCCATCCGGAACGCCGGCATTGATCGGATCGGCCTTGTAACTGAAAAGCGCAAAAAGAAGCAGTAA